DNA from Cryptosporangium minutisporangium:
CCGCGTGGACGACCCCCGGCGGACCAGCCACCACAGCACTGCGACGGCGATCACCGCAGGCACGACGAATGCCGCGGCCCACATCACCTGGTCGTCGAACCAGGAGACCCGGTAATCGCCGTTCTGGCCGCCCTTCGCGATCTCCGCCGCCCGGCGTCCCCGCCAGAGCAGTCCGGCGCCGGCAACCGTCGCGCCGGTGAACACCAGCGTCGGCCACACCCGCCACACCCAGGCCGGTACCCGGGCACCGGCCGCGCGCTCCGTGGCCACTCGTCGGACCAGCAGGTCGAACCCGACCGCGGCGAGCACGGCCAGCAGGAAGCAGAGCACGCTCCGCATCCGGCCCACGTAGTTGTCGGAGAAGAGCACCGGCAGCTTCTGCAACACCGCCAGCGGCAGCCCACCGGCGTACGACACGAGCAGGCCGAGCCCGGTGGCGACCACGAAGAACGTCCAGCCGCCGCGCGGCAACCGTGCCCACGCGGCGCGCGGCCAGGCCACCGCGACCAGCACCAGCAACACCGCCGCGGCGCCGAGGTACATCGTCGACTCGACCAGGTTGATCGGCAGGTACCAGTACGGGCCGCGGTTCGGGTCGGTCGTGCCGAACGCCCAGGGCACGACCGCGGTCAGTGCGGTCACCGGCGACAGGTGGTCGTCGGGCGTCTGCTCCCGGCCCCGGATGAAGACACCGGACATCGCCGACGCGAACGGCAGCAACTGGAACGCCGCGAGCGCCACCGCACCGGCGAGCGCGACCCCGGCGCCGCCCACCACACCGACCACCCGACGCCAGGCGAGCCCGTACTCGCCCAGCACCCTGACCACGAGGTAGATGCCGGCGAACAGAATCGTGTAGCCGGTCACCGCAGGGAACCCGCCGAGCAGCATCGACGCCACGGCCAGGCAGAGCAGTGCTCCGTCCCGGGCCCGGCGGGACGCGACCAGCCGCTCCACGCACCAGAACACCGCCGGGATGAACGCCGCGACGCGGGTCTGCGGCCAGTTCGTCCACGCGATCATGAACGCGCTGCCGACGAACACCAACCCACCGAGGCCGGCCGCCGCACGTCCGAGCCGGAACCGCCGCAGGAACAGGAACGTGGCGCCCGCCGCCACGAGGATCTCCAGCAGCTTCACGTACCCGGGCGCGAGCCACCCCGGCAGTACCAGGTAGGGCACGGTGAGTGGGTTGTACACCGCGTTGTTCGGCGTCGAGCCGAACGCGCTGCCGCCGGCCTGGTACGGGTTCCAGAGCGCGACGTCACCGTCGCGGAACAACTCTCCGAAGAGCGTGGTGTTGGGGACGACCGAGTCGACGGTGTCGTTGAGGTACGTGTTCGTCGGTTGGACGTCGGACAGGCCGGAGTTCGCGTACGGGGCCTTGTTCGCGATCATGTCCGTCGCGGCGAAGACCTTCTGCCCCAGCAGCGGCGTCCCGATCCCGATCAGCGCGTAGCCGACGATCGTCAGCGCGACGACCGCGGTCAGCACCCGTTGCCAGCGCGGTTCGGCCGACCGGGACGGCTCGCTCTCCTCGGACGGCTCCGGTGCCGGGGTTGCCACGACGGTGTCGGACCTTTGGCTCACGGGGACATCGACTCCGGAACACGGGGGTTACAGCGGGATCGCGGCCGCATTGACGCGCCGCCGACCGGTAGGACTCGCCGAGAGTAACAGCCCTGTGGTAACCCTCCGCTGAACGTCGCTCGTCCGGGGATTGTCGGACGCAGCGCGGGGAACTCGACCTGTCATGCGCATCGTGGTGACCGGAGCCAGCGGAAATGTCGGAAGCGCCGTGGTTCGCGCGGCGGTGGGATCGGGCGCGGACGTCGTCGGGGTCGCCCGGCGGATCCCGCCGGAGAGGTCCGCGCCTACCGGCACCCGGTGGGTCCGGTGCGACGTCGGTGCCCGGAACGCGGACGCCGTGCTGCGCACCGCCATGGAGGGAGCGGACGCGGTCGTGCACCTGGCGTGGGCGATCCAACCCAGCCACGACCGGCGCCGGCTGATCCGCACCAACGTTCTGGGGACGAAGGCGGTGCTCGCCGCCGCCGAGCAGGCAGGCGTCCCGCACTTCGTGCACGCGTCCTCGATCGGGGTGTACTCGGTCGGCCCGAAGGACCGCATGGTCGGCGAGGACTGGCCCACCGAGGGCATCCGCACGTCGCACTACAGCCGAGACAAGGTCGCCGCCGAACGACTGGTGGACGCCGCCGAACGGCGCGGGGTACTGCCGGTCGTCACGCGGATCCGCCCGGCGCTGGTCGTGCAGCGGAAGGCGGCCAGTGAGCTGCTGCGATACTTCGCGCCCGCGCTGGCCCGACCGCTGGTCCGTGCGCCGCTGCCGGTCCTGCCCCTGCCCGGGCGCGCCGTGACCCAGGTGGTGCACGCCGACGACGTCGCCGACGGTGTCCTGCGCATTCTCACCGTGCGGGCGGGTGGCGCCTTCAACCTGGCGCCGGAGCCCCCGCTGCGCCCGGAGGACCTGGCCGCGGCGTTCGGCGCGCGGCGGATTCCGCTGCCGGGGGCGGTGCTCCGCGCCGGTGCGGCCCTGACCTGGACGACCCGCCTCCAGCCGGTCGACGCCGGATGGGTCGACATGCTGCTCGGTCACCCCTTGCTGGACAGCACGCGGGCGCGGGACGAACTCGGCTGGACGCCCCGCTACCGCACGACCGAGGCGCTGGCCGACGTCGTCGCCGGGTTGCGCGCCCACGCCGGGGGCCGCGGTCCGCTGCTGCGCCCTCTGCGCGTCTTCGTCTAGTCCGCCATCAGGAAGACGCGGACCAGCATGAACAGCGCCACCAGCACGACCATGAGGCCGATCGCGCCGATCACCACCACGGGCACCCACTTCGGGGCCGGGCCGGCCTCCTGATGGGTGATCGCCGAGGTGCCGCCCTCACCGGGCGGCGTCTCGCCCGGCGGAACTCCACCGCCGGGCTCCAGCCCAGGGGTACGGCTCGGATCCGGACCTTGCCAGCTCATGCGTCCTCCTTCCGGTCACCATCCGCCCTGGGCTACCCGGTCCCCCGACGGGCACACCCGGTACCGGCCGGAAACAGCGTCTCTCCGGTGTGACCGGCTGCTCAGGGGGTAACCGCAGCACTATGTCGGTGATCCGAGCACTCTTCTCCCGCCTGGAAAACGCGCGGCTCCTCGACCCCGTCGCCGAGGCTGTCGCGGACGCGGTCCACCAGACCATCCCCAACTCGCGGGTCGCGGACCTGCTGCACGGTCGATGGCTCGGCCACCCCGTGCACCCGATCCTGGTTCAGATACCGGTCGGCGCCTGGGCGTCGGCCACCGTCCTCGACTTCATGCCGGGTAGCCGGGTAGCGGCCCGGCGGCTCGTGGGCCTCGGGCTGCTCACCGCACCCGCGGCCGTCGCCGCCGGGCTGACCGACTGGGCCGACATGGAGCCCGACCAGCGCCGGGTCGGCCTCGTGCACGCCACCGCGAACACGGTCGGCATCACGTTCTACGCCGCGTCCTGGACCGCGCGGAAGCAGGGGCGTCAGCTGGCCGGTGTCGGCTACGCGCTGCTCGGGCTGACGGCCATCGGCGTCGGCGGCGCACTCGGCGGGCATCTCGCCTACTCCCAGGCCGGCGGCGTCAACCATGCCGAGAGTGCGCTGCGGCGCGCCGGTGACGGCTGGCACGACCTCGGCCCGCTGGACCAGATCCCGATCGGCGAGCCGATTCGACGGGAGGTCGGCGACACGACCGTCGTCGTGTACCGCCGGCACCTGCGGAGCGGCGGCGGCGTCCACGTGCTGGCGTCCGAGTGCAGCCACGTCGGTGGCCCGCTGCACGAGGGCGAGGTGACCGACGGTCCCGGTGAGCCGCGGATCACCTGCCCCTGGCACGGATCGGTGTTCCGGCTCGTGGACGGCGAGCCGCTGCGTGGCCCGGCGACGGCGTGTCAGCCGGTGTTCCAGACCGAGATCGTGGCCGGTCGGCTGCGGGTTCGGGCGTCCGCGGAAGGAAGCGTGTGGAAGAACGCCGAGGTATGAACAACGAAGTGAGTGTGACGCTCTACGAGGACGGTCCGCTTCTGCTGCGGGGGGACTTCGTACTGCAGGGCCAGGACGGCACGCCGATCGACCCGGGACGGGCGACGGTCGCCCTCTGCCGATGCGGGAAGTCCGGCCTCAAGCCGTTCTGCGACGGCACCCACAAACTCGTCGGGTTCTCCGCGCCGGGCCAGTAACGCACGCAAACAACAGCCCCGTCCGCGCTGCGGACGGGGCTGTTGTTTGCAGTTCTACGGACCTGGAGCCGGTCCAGGGCGGCGCTGGCATTCGCGCGCAAGGCCGCCTCGACCTTGCGGTGGTCTCGAGGCCTTGGGCGCGGCTGTCAGCGCCGTTCTGGGCGGGCCGCCGCCCACTAGGCCGGGATGGCCAGCGTGTCGTCGGGGGCGAGCGGACGGCGTAGTGCGGTGGTGCCGTTCTCCCACCGATCGAGGATCCACTCGGCGGCGAACGCGTCGAGCTGCAGCCCGCACGCCGCGCCGAACAGCACGTCCCGCGCCTGGTCCGGATGCTCCGCCACGTACCCCCCGCACAGGTCGTGCGCGGCGATCTGTTCGTGCACGGCGTCCGCGGTGACGTGCTCGTCGTAGAAGCGGGTGGCGTCGGGGGGGGGGGCCNGGCGTCGCCGCCGAGACGCCGCAAGCCGTTGGCGTAGCGCCGGTTCGGCAGCGACGACGTCATCTCGAACGCGGCGAGGTGACCCAGCAATGCGGGCAGCCACCGCCGGTGCAGGCCGAACAACGACATGAGGTTGCTGGTGGCCAGCGTCGGTGCCGAGACGTGATCGACGTAGGCCCCGTACCCGGCGTCGAGATCGAGCCGCTCCATCGTCGTCCGGAAGAGCTCGGAGTGCATCCGCTCGACCCGGCCGCCGCCGTACTCGTCCGCCTGGATCTCGATCAGGGCGGCCTTGGGGCGCCCACCGAGCCGTGGAATGCCCCAGCTGTGCGGGTCGGCCTCCTTGAGGTGGTAGACCGACCGATGCACGACGAACTCCCGGAACTGGCCGAGCGTCGCTTTGCGCTGCAGGAACCGGCTCATCGACGGTCCGGCGTCCGCGCTGGTCAGTGCGGTCAGGGCAGTCGGCACGGACCGTTCGTCCGGAATAGTGACCACCGCACGGAGCCCGTCGAGGAACCGGGCTTCCAACCCGGCCCGCAGCCGGATCAGCTCCGGATCCCAGTCCCAGTCCGGGTCGACCTCGTCGAATCCCCGGTAGTGCAACTCGTAGAGCACCCAGAGCGCCAACTGGAGATCGTCGTCCAGCCAGGGTTCGTCCGTGTGGGCGGCCGGCGCCAACCTCGCGAACGAGCCCGGCGACCCGGTCAGTGCCTGAACCAGCGCTTCACTCACGCCACCCCGTGGCTCCGGCAACCGCATGTAACTTCCTCCCGGTTCGGCCCGTCCTCGCGCCAGCCGGGAGAAAGTTCCCGTTAGAGAGCATCTGAAACCGCCGATGACAGCGTTACCGTCTCGCCTCGCTCCACCGGCCGGACGCCACCGATCCGGCGCCGGGACGTCTCCTCGAGGAACGCGCGCCGCGGCGTCTTCTGCACCGGGTAGTCGTCGTTGTGGATCGGGTAGACGATCGACGGTCCGATCATCTCGACCAGATCCGCGCCCTGGTGCTCGTCCATCGTCAGCAGGACACCGAGGATCCGGGTTCCGCCGAGGTGGACCAGCGCCGCGTCGATGCCGGGGTACCGCTCGGCGATCTCGCCCAGCCACGGACGGCAGAGCGTGTCACCGGTGACGTACAGCCGGAATACCCGCCGACCGTCCCGCTCCAGGTCGACGATGCTGCCCATCACCGGTGGCAGCAGGCGGTGGACGACCTCCGGGCCGTGCTGGCCGGGGACCGAGCTCACCCGGAGCACCTCGGTGCCGCGGCGGGCCTCCCACGACGTCCACTGACGGAGTCCTTCGGCGGCCCGGAAGCCCCACCGGCCGAGCCGGCGGGCGGCGTGCCGAGTGGTGACGATCGGCACGGCACGGTCGAGCCCTTTCTTGGCCCGCCGATCGAAATGGTCACCGTGCAGGTGGGAGAGCACCACGGCGTCGAGTGGCGGCAGCGAATCGAGGCTGATCGCGGGGTCGACGAGGCGGCGGGAGCTGAGGCCGTAGCCCAGGTAAGCCCGTTCGCCCCGGTGCAGGAAGTTGGGGTCGGTGAGAACGGTGAAGCTGCCGAGCCGGAGCAGGACGGTGGCGTTGCCGACGAACAGCAGACTGCCGACGGCCCGGGAGGGGTGCTGCGCGGAGAGATCAAGCGAGCTCGTCATGGCGCACGGAGTAGGCCGGTGAGCGGTGCTTAAACGGCGCGGTCCGTCTCGGGATCGCTCGATTCCTCCGATTCGGCGACGGCGGGTGCCTCGGTGGAGAGCGCGGCCCAGACCGTCTTGCCGTCTTGGTGGTCGATGATGCCCCACTGCTGGCTGACCCGGTCGATCAGCGGCAGGCCGCGTCCGCGGAAGCTCACCATGTCCAGCGGCCGGGGCACCGGCTGCGTGGTGGAGCCGTCCCGGACGCTGATCTTCAGCCGTTCGTCGGTCAGTTCCAGCGCCACCGTCGACGTGGTCCCGGCATGTTCGACGGCGTTCGACACCAGTTCGCTGACCACCAGCTGAGCTATCTCGGTCAGGTCGGGCGAGAGTTCCCAATCGGCGGCTGCCTGCTGCAGGAACCGCCTGGCCGTAGCCGAAGCGGACGGATCAGCCGGAACACTAACGTCCCGTGTGACCCGTGCCGGCCGGTCATCGACATGGCGCACACCCGCCTCCGTCGCCGGGTAGAAGTGGAGCAGGTCGGCACAGCGCACACGCCGCGCGGCCGCTTCGTAGACACCATCGCCGTCCACGATGGCCATCCGCGCGGCGGGCCATCCCCCCGCGGTGGTGAGCACGCTGGGCAGCAGCGTGACGCACTCCGGAGTCACTAGTCGTAGCCCGGACACGTCCACCACCACCCTTCCCACGTCGAACAGCGTTTTGAGCATCGCCCGCCGAGCCGCCGGCGCGGTACGTACTGAGAGCCGACCGCTGAGCCGCAGCACCACGTAGCCGACCAGACATTCCTGGTCGACGTGCAACTCCGGGCTCATCGCTCTTCTCTCCGGTCTCTGTTGCGTCGTGTTACCCACGATCCGTAGTGGGCACACGCGGAATCGTCACTGCCCTCCTGGAGGGGCGTAACGTCGATCACACGGCGTCGCTTCTTCGCCCGCCCAGGTGCCCGGAGAAGGGGACCGACATGGCAAGACGCCGGCTCGTCGCCATCGGCGCTTCCGACGGTGGTGTCGAGAGCCTCCGCTCGGTCGTCCGGGGGCCGGTGCGCGCTCTCCCGTGGTCCGCGGGAGCTACCTCTAGGTCCGTCAGGACGAGTTCACGACCCTGTTCAACACGGTTCTGATCAACGTGACCGGCCGTCGCGCGGCAGGCGACCTACGGCGAAAAAGAAGTCCGGGCCGTTCCCGGTGAGTTCCTGGAGCGCTATTTCGAGCGCGAAGGCACGCGTTTCGTCTTCGCCAAAGGACCTTCGCCGGAGCGCGATTTCGGGCGGAACGACCTCGTCCAGGACGCCCCGATCAGCCGCATCGACCTGCTGGCCTGCCGCAACGTGCTGATGTACCTCAACGCCGAGACGCAGGCGCGAGTATTGGCCCGGTTCAATTTCGCGCTGAACGACGTCGGCGTTCTGTTCCTCGGTAAAGCGGAAATGCTGCTCAGCCACGGCCAGCTTTCCGCCCCCTCGACCTCAAACGCCGTTTCTTCCGCAAGGTGCCGCGCGGGGCACCGGGCCGGGGGGTCGTCGCGACGGACGGCGGGACGAAGCACACCCTCCGCGAGCTACTCGGCGCCGACCGGCTGCAGACGGAGGCGCTACTCACAGCGCCGGTCGCGGCGATCGTGATGACCAGCGACGGCACCGTCGCCGGCGTGAATCAACGAGCCGAAACGCTGCTCGGCGTCTCGTCGCGCGACCTCGGGCGGCCCGTTCCTCGACCTGGAGGTCTCGTTCCGACCGGTCGAGCTGCGCTCGTTCCCGGAGGCGGTGCGGCGCGATCGCCGACGCGAACCGGCAGATCGAGACCGCCTACGAGGAACTGCAGTCCACGAACGAAGAGCTCCAGACGATCAACGAGGAACTCCGCGAGCGCACCGACCAGCTCAGCGACGCCAACGCGTTCCTGGAGTCGATCCTCCGGAGCCTGCGCAGCGCTGTCGTCGTCGTCGACACCGAACTGGTCGTCCAGATTTGGAACCGGCAGTCCGAGGATCTCTGGGGCCTGCGACCGGAAGAGGCGGTCGGCCAGCACCTGCTCAACCTCGACGTCGGGATCTCCACCGACCGGCTGCGACCGCTGGTCCGGCACGTGCTCAACGGTGGGAGCGAGCCCGCCGAGGTGACGATCAACGCGGTCACCGGCGGGGACGGCCGGTGCACGTCCGAGTGGGGGCCAGCCCGCTGGTGTTCCGCGCCGGTCAGATCGCCGGGGCAATCGTGGTGATGGATCAGACGTACGACGTGGACGGTCGCTGGACCGAGCCGGCCGCGCTGCCCGCGGCGTCCCCGCCCAACGGCGCAGCATCCGACGAGACCCCGTCCGACGGGCCCCCGCCCGCCGAGAGCGAATCCGATCAGGACAGGGCCACCGCCGACTAGTCGTACCCCGGTGTCGCACCCGCGCCCGCCGTTGGTTTTGGCCAACGGCGGGCGCGGCCTTTATATCCGTATGTACTCATATGATCTGGCGGCCCTGACGCGAGCTCCGCCATGAGAGGAGCCGGATGCCGGACCGCGTGGTGTCGCCGCCGCCCGTCCCGATCAGCCTCCTGGAACGGCCCTCCGGGCACCGGAGCCGGGTCCGGCCACCCGAACGCCTACGGCTGGCCCACCGGCCCGCGCTGGACGGTCTGCGCGCGGTCGCGGTCGTCGTGGTGCTGCTCTACCACGGCGGGATCTCCTGGCTCCCCGGCGGCTGGCTCGGCGTCGACGCGTTCTTCGTCCTCTCCGGGTACCTGATCACGACGCTCCTGCTGGCCGAGCACGAACGGACCGGACGGATCCGGCTCGGTGCGTTCTGGGCCCGGCGGGTGCGGCGGCTGCTGCCGGCGCTGCTGACCGTGGTGGCCACCGTGCTGGGTGGCGCTCGCTGGCTGGTGCCGCCGGAGGAGCTGGAGGCCCTGGGCCCCGACGCGCTGGCCGCGCTCGGCTACGTCGCGAACTGGCGCATGCTCAACCGCGGCGACGGCTACGCCGTCCTGACCGCCGCACCCTCCCCGTTGCAGCACACCTGGTCGCTGGCGCTGGAGGAACAGTTCTACCTGCTGTGGCCGCTGCTCGTGGTGGCCACGCTCGCGCTCCGGTCGGCCCGCACACTGCTGATCGGGACGCTCGCCGCGGCCGCGGCGTCGGCCGGTGCGATGGCGCTGCTCTACGTCCCGGACGCCGAACCGGCACGCGCGTACTACGGCAGCGACACCCGCGCGTTCGGCCTGCTGGTGGGCTGTGCGCTCGCCCTGGTGCTGAGCGCCCGCCGGTACCGGCCCGGGCACGCCGTCCAGCGCCGCTGGTCACCGGTGACGCTCGCCGCCGTCGGGACGCTCGGCGCGGCACTGCTCCTGCTCGACGACGCCGGGCCGACGCTCTACCGCGGTGGGCTGGTGGTCGTCGTCCTCGCAGTGGCCGCGGTTATCAGCCACGCCGAGCGGCACCCCGACGGGCTGACGGCGCGGGCGCTCTCGGTGTCGCCGCTCCCCCGGATCGGACGCGCCTCCTACGAGCTGTACCTCTGGCACTGGCCGGTCTTCCTGGCCCTGGACCACCAGCGCACCGGCTTGGACGGGCCGATGCTGCTGGTCGCCCGGTGCGCGGTCACGATCGTGCTAGCCGAGCTGACGTTCCACCTGATCAGTCAGCCGGTCCGCGGCGGACGGTGGCCGCGCCGAGGTCGGCTCCGGCCGGCTCTGACGACGCTGAGCGCCGTGTCCTGCGTGGCAGCCGCAGCCGTCCTGCTGACCACACCGCCGACGCCGCGCCCCGCGACACCGGAGGGACCGGTGGCAGCGATGCCGAGCACGGTCCGGAGTGCGTTGCTCACTCGGCCAGGGCGCGGCCCGGGACCCCTGCGGATCACGGTCTTCGGCGACTCGGTGGCGCACAGCCTGGCGGTCGGATTGCCACCGCTGACCGGCGCCCGCCTGACGAACCGGGCGCTGATCGGCTGCGGCATCGCCCGGTCCGGGCCGGTGCGCAACGCTGCCCGGATCCAGGAACCGTACGAGCGGTGCCCGCAGTGGGACACGCACTGGGCCGACGGGGTCCGAGCCGACCGTCCGGACCTGGCGGTGGTGGTGCTGGCCCGGTGGGAGGTGCTCGATCGGAAGCTGCACGGACGATGGCAGCACATCGGCCAGCCGGAGTACGACGCCTACCTGCGGTCCGAGCTGGCCCGGATGGTTCGGGTGCTCACCGCGGACGGAGCGCGGGTGGTGCTGGCCACCGCCCCGTACAACCACCGTTACGAGCGCCGGGACGGCAGCCTCTACCCGGAGGACGATCCGGCCCGGATGGACGCGTGGAACCGGATGCTGGAGGACACCGCGCGGGCCGATCCGGAGCGGGTCCGGATCGTGGATCTGGCGGCGCGCCTCTGTCCCGACGGCCGGTACACCCGCGACGTCGACGGCGTCCGCGTCCGGAGCGACGGACTCCACCTGACCGCAGGCGGAGTCCGCGACTACCTCGCCCCCTGGCTAGTACCGCAACTCGTGGGAGCGGCCCGTTGAGAACGCCAGCGGCTTCGCCGCTGGTTACACCGCGGCGCGCGCCGGGTCGGAGCTGGTCTGGGCTCCGGAGTCGGGGTCCGGGTCGGAGTCGGGGCGGATGCCACCGGTGGACGCCGGGCCGGCGTCGTGGCCGAGGCCCCGCAGTTGCAGCGTACCCGCCGGCGCGATCCCGAGCCGCTCCGCCGCGAGCAGGAACGCCTCGGCGTACGGCGAGTGCGCGGTCGCGTCGTGGACGAGATCCCAGTCGATCTGCTCCCGGAGCGCCCGCCCCAGCGGGAGCACCGTGGCCAGGTCGCAGTAGTGCTCGGTGAATGCGAGCAGCTTGTTCAGCAGCAGGTCCGTGGCGGACAGCACCGGCATCCGCACCGCCTCGACCGGCATCTCCTCGGCCCGCTCGAGCATGTCGATGGTGACCTCCCGCTCCGAGGGCCGGAAGATCAGGTCGACGAGGCAGTCACCGTCGTACACCTTCACCAGCCAGTCCTCGGGCGGCTGCTCGGACCGCAACCCGGCCTCGACACACGCTCCCAGCGCCGACTGGACGTCGGACGGCCGGATCAGGAAGTCCACGTCGTGCGTGGACGCCGGCCCACCCCTCGCGTAGACCGCGAATCCCCCGGCCAGGGCGAATGGGATGTCCGCTGCCTTCAGCGTGCTGGCCACCCGCTTCATCGTGACGATCAGCGCGTCCGGATCTCCGCTCATGTCCCCCCAATACCCCGTTGCGCAGCCGGATACCCCGGTGTTCGGTCCTGACACGGTCAGACGGAACGCTCCGTCGCGATAGCATGGATAGCCGACGAATTGTTCGCCACGACCGGGGTACCTCCGGCCCGAAGGACGAACGATCGCGCTGAACAGTGCGGTGAGAAGCGAGGGCTGGATGCTCAGCTGCGAGATCGACCGGACGCTCCCGGTCACCGTGCTCCAGGTGGACGGGGAGCTGCGGCTGAGAACCGTCAGCCAGGTGCGGGTCGCTGTGCTGAAATGCCTGGTCGAGTGCCCTGAGGCAGTGGTTGTCGACCTGTCGGGCGTGGTCGTCGGCGACCGGATCGCGCTCACGGTCTTCCGAGCAGTGAGCCGCCAGGCCGCGATGTGGCCCTCCGTCCCGCTGGTGCTGGCTGCGGCACCCCCGGACACCCGGGCTCAGCTGGAGCGGATCACCTCGCTGTGGCAGATCCCGGTGTACCCGTCCGTCGAGGAGGCGCTGGCCGACGCCGCCCTCAGACCGCTTCCCGTCCGCCGGCTCGAGCTGGCGCTGCGCGCCGGCACGATGGCGTTGCCGAGGGCCCGGGCGATGGTCTCGGAGGCGTGCTCCACGTGGGGACTGGGTGACCTGACGCTCCCGGCCGAACTCATCATGTCCGAGTTGGTCAGCAACGCCGTGCAGCACTCGGGCACCGACTTCACCGCGAGCGTGGTCCTTCGCCAGGAGTTCCTGCACCTCACGGTCACCGACGGCTGCGCCGAGCCGCCGCGGAAGAGTCCTCGATACCCGCCGGCCGACGCGCTGAGCGGCCGCGGCCTACTGCTGGTCGACGAGTTCGCCACGAACTGGGGCTGCCTGCCGATCCACGGCGGCAAGACCGTCTGGGCGACGCTCCGGATCGTCGGCTAGCTGCCCGAACGCCAGTCGCGTCGGCCTCCGTGGAGGCCGACGCGACGTCAGTTCACGCGGTGCGCTACTCGACCTTCTCCCGCACCGCGGTGTAGGCGAAGTGCAGCAGGTCCGAGCCCGCCACCGCGGTCAGCGCCGTCGTCGCCATCCGGGTGAACCCGGGCGCGAGCACCATCCCGGCGGAGAACGCCGTCGCCACCCACATCGACGTGCAGAACGGACAGTTCACGAGCTCACCCGCCGCATGCCGGAAGGGATCGTGATGGGCGGGCTCCTCGTTCACCTCCCCCTCCCCGACCGGCTCCGTGAACTGCGTGAACGGTGCGCGGAGCGGGCTGGTGATCGCGTCCTTGGTGAGGATGCGGCTCAACTTGTAGGTGGCCGCGGTGAGCAGAGCGACGTCGCCGGCGGACACTTTCTGGGGTGCCTTGCGACCCAGAACGGCCGCCAGCCCGGTCAGCCCGGCCACCGTCCCGCCGTAGAGCCCCATCAGCGTGAGGTAACCGCGCAGCGGGCGATCGTCGTCCGCGGAACGCGCGTACCGCTCAGCGACCCTCGAGGCGGCAGCGCGCGCGCTCGGCAACACGTCGGTCATCAGCGGTCCCCTCCCTCGGTGTCGGCGGTCGTGAGGCCGGTTCCGCCGGGGTTGTCGAGATCGGCCGGCCCTGGCGCCCGACCGGACACGCCGACCGTGTCCGCGGCCGGCCACTCCCCCGGATCGCTGCCTGCGCGATTCGACCCCTCGGCGTCCAGCGGCGACTCCGCCGCCGTCCCGTCCCGGCGCCCGCCGGTATCGGACGGCGGGATATCCGTCGATCCGCTCGGGAAACCCGTGTCGCCGGATCGGCTTCCCGGCACGTCGTCGGCTCCACCACCGGTCGGGCTCGGCCCGGCGCCCGGCTCGCGCTCGTCCGCGGCAGTGGACAGCGTCCCCCGCTCGGCGGGGGCCTCCTCGGCGATCGCGGTGCCCTGGCCGGGATCGTTCTCCTGCTCAACGTCCGTGTACGCCGGGGCCGGTCGGTCGTTGTTGCTCACAGATGCC
Protein-coding regions in this window:
- a CDS encoding CheR family methyltransferase; translated protein: MERYFEREGTRFVFAKGPSPERDFGRNDLVQDAPISRIDLLACRNVLMYLNAETQARVLARFNFALNDVGVLFLGKAEMLLSHGQLSAPSTSNAVSSARCRAGHRAGGSSRRTAGRSTPSASYSAPTGCRRRRYSQRRSRRS
- a CDS encoding PAS domain-containing protein; the protein is MRSAVVVVDTELVVQIWNRQSEDLWGLRPEEAVGQHLLNLDVGISTDRLRPLVRHVLNGGSEPAEVTINAVTGGDGRCTSEWGPARWCSAPVRSPGQSW
- a CDS encoding acyltransferase family protein, which produces MPDRVVSPPPVPISLLERPSGHRSRVRPPERLRLAHRPALDGLRAVAVVVVLLYHGGISWLPGGWLGVDAFFVLSGYLITTLLLAEHERTGRIRLGAFWARRVRRLLPALLTVVATVLGGARWLVPPEELEALGPDALAALGYVANWRMLNRGDGYAVLTAAPSPLQHTWSLALEEQFYLLWPLLVVATLALRSARTLLIGTLAAAAASAGAMALLYVPDAEPARAYYGSDTRAFGLLVGCALALVLSARRYRPGHAVQRRWSPVTLAAVGTLGAALLLLDDAGPTLYRGGLVVVVLAVAAVISHAERHPDGLTARALSVSPLPRIGRASYELYLWHWPVFLALDHQRTGLDGPMLLVARCAVTIVLAELTFHLISQPVRGGRWPRRGRLRPALTTLSAVSCVAAAAVLLTTPPTPRPATPEGPVAAMPSTVRSALLTRPGRGPGPLRITVFGDSVAHSLAVGLPPLTGARLTNRALIGCGIARSGPVRNAARIQEPYERCPQWDTHWADGVRADRPDLAVVVLARWEVLDRKLHGRWQHIGQPEYDAYLRSELARMVRVLTADGARVVLATAPYNHRYERRDGSLYPEDDPARMDAWNRMLEDTARADPERVRIVDLAARLCPDGRYTRDVDGVRVRSDGLHLTAGGVRDYLAPWLVPQLVGAAR
- a CDS encoding nucleotidyltransferase family protein; translated protein: MSGDPDALIVTMKRVASTLKAADIPFALAGGFAVYARGGPASTHDVDFLIRPSDVQSALGACVEAGLRSEQPPEDWLVKVYDGDCLVDLIFRPSEREVTIDMLERAEEMPVEAVRMPVLSATDLLLNKLLAFTEHYCDLATVLPLGRALREQIDWDLVHDATAHSPYAEAFLLAAERLGIAPAGTLQLRGLGHDAGPASTGGIRPDSDPDPDSGAQTSSDPARAAV
- a CDS encoding STAS domain-containing protein — protein: MLSCEIDRTLPVTVLQVDGELRLRTVSQVRVAVLKCLVECPEAVVVDLSGVVVGDRIALTVFRAVSRQAAMWPSVPLVLAAAPPDTRAQLERITSLWQIPVYPSVEEALADAALRPLPVRRLELALRAGTMALPRARAMVSEACSTWGLGDLTLPAELIMSELVSNAVQHSGTDFTASVVLRQEFLHLTVTDGCAEPPRKSPRYPPADALSGRGLLLVDEFATNWGCLPIHGGKTVWATLRIVG
- a CDS encoding DUF1360 domain-containing protein; amino-acid sequence: MTDVLPSARAAASRVAERYARSADDDRPLRGYLTLMGLYGGTVAGLTGLAAVLGRKAPQKVSAGDVALLTAATYKLSRILTKDAITSPLRAPFTQFTEPVGEGEVNEEPAHHDPFRHAAGELVNCPFCTSMWVATAFSAGMVLAPGFTRMATTALTAVAGSDLLHFAYTAVREKVE